Genomic segment of Desulfovibrio sp. Huiquan2017:
CGGGAAAAAGGCGGATCGGCATACTTGCCTCGTCGTCATCGAAGAATGCGACGCTCTCCCCTGAGAAGACATCGGACATGGCGTTGAACGCACAGGCGAATCCCATGCTTTCCAACGGGTTTCTCCGGACGGGAGGTTATGCGTGGCCCAACAAATTCCTCAGTACCTTGAGGATGTTCTTGGGTTGCAAGAGGATGCGAACGCCGCTTTTGGGCGTGCAGCGGACAATCTCCCGGACGTAGGCGAAGTAGCCCGCGTTGGACCGGTTGTTTTTGAGGATCTTGTAGGCGTTGTCCTTGCCCTTGCGGAAGGTATAGCGGGCGACCCAGTCCCGGACAAAGCTCTTGTCCACCTTGGCCTCCATCGCGCTCCCGGCGCGTAGCGGCGCGGAAAAGGTGATCGTGTCGTCCAGGAAGTCCGGAACGCTGATGGCGCTGCTGACGTTGCCGCCGTGTCGCCTGCGGACCATGGCCTCGCACGGGAGCGAGGCCGCGTGCCCGGTCAGCATCAGGCGCAGGAGGGATTCGAGGTCTGCGGAGATAATGTCGTGCTGGTAGAACCCGATGCGCACGGCGGTCTCGCGCCTGTACAGGGTTGAGCCGTGGAAGGGGAAATAGCCGCCTTCCAGCATGGCCTCGAAGGCCTCGGCGGCGGAATAGATCCGCTCCGGCCCGCTGTTCGCCTTGCTGGGCTTGAGCCGGTCTTCGGGCGAGCGGTCCACGAATACCCCGGAGATCATGACCACTTCAGGGTGCGCCTGCGCCAGCCGCACTGCCTGCTCGATGAAGGTCGGGTCCACGAAATAGTCGTCACCGTCCAGGTTGAGGACCCATTCCCCCCGTGCACGCTCGTAGAGCGTCTTCTGGTAATTGGCCACGCGCCCGAGGTTGGTCTCGTTGCGGCACACCCGGACCCTGGGAGTGTCCGCATAAGCGGCCAGGACCTCCCGGCAGGCTTCGTCGGTGGAGCGGTCGTCGGCGATGATGATTTCCAGGTTCGGATAAGTTTGCGCCAGGGCGGAATCCACGGCCTCGGGCAGGAAGTCCGGTTGGTTGTAGGTCGGAATCATGATGCTGACGAGGGGGCGTTCGTTGTTCATGGCTGTGGGAGGGTGCAGGGTTGCTGCCGTTTGCGTGGGGCTACTCGGTTGTCGGGGAAGTCTCGAGCCGTCCGAGCCGGGTGTTGATACGTTGCACGGCCGGTTTCAGCACATCTTCGGGCATGAGCCTGAGTAGACACTCGTGCGTCCACGCTCCGCCGTAGTTGGCAGGTCAGGGTGCGCTTGGGGCGGATGGACGAGGAGATGTTCTGCATCGGATTGCATGGTTCGGGCCGCGCTGTGCGCGGTCCGGAAACGGCTTCATGGTTGACCCGTCAGCGCGGGGCGGAGCGCCGTCCCAGAGCGGCCGCGCCGGTGTTCCAGAGCACGCGCCACGCCGGATACCGCCGTAGACGGTGGTTGTAATGTCGCAGGAATCGGGTGGCGTCGGGTTCTTCACCCGCCAGGAGCAGGGACCGCATGGTCCGCGATTCGTCGTCCTCCAGTTTGAGATGCTCGATTTCCGGTCGGTTCAGGATTTCTCTGGCGGTTTCCTGGAACCGTTGCCGGTCCTCGGGGCTCCCCCAGGTCGCGGCCCAGGCACACGCCCCGGCAATGGTCGGGAAGTCCCAACGGGGAAAGCGGTAGGCCAGGATATCGTGGTGCCCGGTATCGTACAGGCAGCGCATAATGGCCGCATGTGCCTGCATGTCGTGGAACATCTCCCTCAGGTTGCGCCGTCCCTGCAGGGAACCGCGGTGCCGCCGGTATTTGATCAGTGGTGCGGTGCCCACGGTAATTCGTTTCGAATGGGCCAGGGCGTACAGCAGGAAGACTTTGTCGTCATGGCCGATGAACGGCTCGAAGCGCAGCCCCGCGTCCTCGACGAGCGCCCGGCTGAACGCCCAAGAGGCGAAGTGCTGTCCGCACCAGAGTTCCCGCGTTTGCGCGAAGACGGCGTCTTCAAGCGGCGGATCGGGAAGAAACTCGTTCATGACCTTTTCGCGGCCGTTCTTGAGGGAGATGCGCAGACCACGGACCATGTCGGCGTTGCCCGAGGTGTTCGTCGCGGCCAGCTTTTCCAGGCCGCCCGGGATGAGCAGGTCGTCCTGGTCCAGAAAGACGAGGTAGTCGCCCGAGGCGTGGTCGAGCGCCGTGTTGCGCGCGGCGAACGGGCCGCCGTGGCTGGTTTTGTGGCGGAAGAGGCGGATGCGGGAGTCCGCCTGCATATGGCGTTCGACGATTCGGGCGGATCCGTCCGTGGAGCAGTCGTCCACGACGAGGATTTCCAGGTCCCGGCACGATTGATCCAGGGCGGACCTTAGGGTCGCATCCAGGAACCCGGCCCCGTTGAAGACCGGAATGATGATGGAAAACAGGGGGGCCAACATAAGGTGAGTATATTATCCTCTACAACTGGGGATGTAAACAAATCGGACTGCGTGAATAAATCCCGTGATCCCAGATTGTCGTCCTGCTCTGCGCCGGAGCTGGATGCCGTGCCGCGTCTACTCTTCCGAGGCGATCAGGCGCGCTTCGCCTTCGGACAGGGCCTCGCTGAACTGCATGTTGTACAGCCGCTGGTACAGGGCGCAACTCTCCAAGAGTTCCCGATGGTTGCCCATGCCGACGATCTCGCCCTTCTGCATGACCACGATCCGGTCCGCGTTGAGCACGGTGGACAGGCGGTGCGCGATGACGATGCTGGTTCGCCCCTGCATCAGGTTTTCCAAGGCCTTCTGTACGATGCGCTCGGCCTGGGTGTCCAGGGCGCTGGTGGCTTCGTCGAGAATCAGCAGGGCCGGGTTCTTGATCAGGGCCCGGGCGATGGTGATGCGCTGCTTCTGCCCCCCGGAGAGCTTGATGCCGCGTTCGCCGCAGTTGGTGTCGTACCCGTCCGGCAGCCCCTCGATGAAATCGTGGGCAAAGGCCGCCTTGGCCGCCTCGACGATCTGTTCGTCGCTCACGTCGTCGAAGCCGTACCCGATGTTCTCCCGAATGGTCAGGTTGAACAAGGTGGGCTCTTGGGAGACGATGCCTATGGAGCGGCGCAGCATGCCCAGATCGTATTCCTGGATGGGCACGCCGTTGAACCGAATCTGGCCGCTGTCCACGTCATAGAAGCGGGGCAGCAGGTTGGCCAT
This window contains:
- a CDS encoding glycosyltransferase family 2 protein, with the translated sequence MLAPLFSIIIPVFNGAGFLDATLRSALDQSCRDLEILVVDDCSTDGSARIVERHMQADSRIRLFRHKTSHGGPFAARNTALDHASGDYLVFLDQDDLLIPGGLEKLAATNTSGNADMVRGLRISLKNGREKVMNEFLPDPPLEDAVFAQTRELWCGQHFASWAFSRALVEDAGLRFEPFIGHDDKVFLLYALAHSKRITVGTAPLIKYRRHRGSLQGRRNLREMFHDMQAHAAIMRCLYDTGHHDILAYRFPRWDFPTIAGACAWAATWGSPEDRQRFQETAREILNRPEIEHLKLEDDESRTMRSLLLAGEEPDATRFLRHYNHRLRRYPAWRVLWNTGAAALGRRSAPR
- a CDS encoding glycosyltransferase family 2 protein, which produces MNNERPLVSIMIPTYNQPDFLPEAVDSALAQTYPNLEIIIADDRSTDEACREVLAAYADTPRVRVCRNETNLGRVANYQKTLYERARGEWVLNLDGDDYFVDPTFIEQAVRLAQAHPEVVMISGVFVDRSPEDRLKPSKANSGPERIYSAAEAFEAMLEGGYFPFHGSTLYRRETAVRIGFYQHDIISADLESLLRLMLTGHAASLPCEAMVRRRHGGNVSSAISVPDFLDDTITFSAPLRAGSAMEAKVDKSFVRDWVARYTFRKGKDNAYKILKNNRSNAGYFAYVREIVRCTPKSGVRILLQPKNILKVLRNLLGHA